A DNA window from Legionella sp. MW5194 contains the following coding sequences:
- the trmB gene encoding tRNA (guanosine(46)-N7)-methyltransferase TrmB, translated as MKRTIKSFVLRAGRTSNRQQQGLEQWLPAYELPLDGDMWDWQTLFNREAETVVEIGFGMGASLLTMALRHPEINFVGIEVHRAGLGSLAADLHEQGVSNVRLVALDAVEIFKTRIAEASLSGIQIFFPDPWPKKRHQKRRLIQPAFVSLLAAKLKKGGFLHCATDWQDYADHMLAVLDNEPKLVNQQAEGGFSPRPETRPLTKFEQRGQRLGHGVWDLIYLKK; from the coding sequence ATGAAAAGAACCATCAAAAGTTTCGTTCTTCGGGCAGGACGCACCAGTAACCGTCAACAACAGGGGCTTGAGCAATGGCTGCCTGCCTACGAATTACCCCTTGACGGTGACATGTGGGATTGGCAGACTCTTTTCAACCGCGAGGCTGAGACGGTGGTTGAAATTGGTTTCGGCATGGGGGCTTCCTTGTTGACCATGGCGCTTCGCCATCCGGAAATTAATTTTGTAGGCATTGAAGTGCATCGTGCCGGTCTCGGCAGCCTTGCGGCAGATTTGCATGAGCAGGGGGTATCCAACGTTCGCCTTGTGGCTCTGGATGCCGTCGAAATCTTTAAAACACGGATTGCGGAGGCCTCCCTGTCCGGAATCCAGATCTTTTTTCCTGATCCGTGGCCTAAAAAAAGGCATCAAAAACGCCGTTTGATTCAGCCGGCGTTCGTTAGTCTGTTAGCCGCCAAGCTGAAAAAAGGCGGCTTTTTGCATTGCGCCACCGACTGGCAGGATTATGCTGATCACATGCTGGCGGTTCTTGATAACGAACCGAAACTGGTAAATCAACAGGCAGAGGGGGGCTTCTCGCCTCGACCTGAGACACGCCCGCTAACCAAGTTTGAACAACGCGGACAACGGCTCGGCCATGGTGTCTGGGACTTAATTTATCTAAAAAAATAA
- the hflC gene encoding protease modulator HflC: MNAMKTILGILGFFVLILFLTSVFTITQGEHGLLLRLGRLVEEGKSGQVKVLGPGLHVKTPFIESVRIFDTRLQTLDIKSSRIVTKEKKDVIVDYFVKWRIDNLARYYKATGGNEFKAETLLEQQLNTFIRAEFGKRFIADVVSGSRDDVMEVLRTKAQQQASQLGVVVVDVRIKGIELPPTTSNSVYQSMRADMQKIANRHRADGNAAAEAIKANADAQVTVLLATAQSEGQEIRAKGQAEAAGIYAKAFQQNSDFFAFYRSLKAYENSFNTKRDLLILDQSSSFFTYFKHPMLKGNGEFKKN, from the coding sequence ATGAATGCAATGAAAACGATATTAGGAATTTTAGGCTTTTTTGTACTCATCCTGTTTCTCACCAGCGTATTTACCATTACTCAGGGCGAGCACGGCCTGTTGCTGCGGTTGGGGCGGTTGGTTGAAGAAGGGAAAAGCGGTCAGGTCAAAGTATTGGGACCGGGCTTGCATGTGAAAACACCTTTCATTGAAAGTGTGCGGATTTTTGATACCCGTTTGCAGACGCTCGATATTAAATCGTCCCGGATTGTGACAAAGGAAAAGAAAGACGTTATTGTCGATTATTTTGTCAAATGGCGCATTGACAATCTGGCGCGCTATTACAAGGCCACCGGCGGCAATGAATTCAAGGCCGAAACCCTGCTTGAGCAGCAGCTCAATACCTTTATCCGTGCGGAATTTGGCAAGCGCTTTATTGCCGATGTTGTTTCGGGCAGCCGGGATGATGTCATGGAGGTATTGCGCACCAAAGCACAGCAACAGGCTTCCCAGTTAGGGGTCGTCGTGGTTGACGTGAGAATTAAAGGCATCGAACTGCCACCCACCACCAGCAATTCGGTGTATCAGTCCATGCGGGCCGACATGCAGAAAATAGCCAATCGTCACCGTGCGGATGGTAATGCGGCAGCCGAGGCCATTAAAGCCAACGCGGATGCGCAAGTCACCGTATTACTGGCTACAGCCCAAAGTGAGGGCCAGGAAATCCGGGCGAAGGGTCAGGCAGAGGCAGCCGGCATCTACGCGAAAGCGTTCCAGCAAAACAGCGATTTTTTTGCCTTTTACCGCAGCTTGAAAGCGTATGAGAACAGTTTCAATACCAAACGCGATCTGCTTATTCTTGATCAAAGCAGTTCCTTTTTTACTTACTTTAAACATCCTATGCTAAAAGGGAATGGAGAATTTAAGAAAAACTGA
- a CDS encoding DUF2065 domain-containing protein, whose product MLNPFLLESVVVIVSFLSALALMFVLEGIMPFASPGRWKQLLCKIVEKEDVVLRIAGFISMLVGVTLLTVVHQFAE is encoded by the coding sequence ATGCTTAACCCTTTTTTATTGGAGTCGGTGGTTGTGATCGTCAGTTTTCTCTCCGCATTGGCCTTGATGTTTGTACTTGAAGGTATAATGCCGTTTGCCTCACCGGGGCGGTGGAAGCAGTTATTATGCAAAATTGTCGAGAAAGAGGATGTCGTGTTGCGTATTGCCGGGTTTATTAGCATGTTGGTGGGAGTCACGCTTCTCACTGTTGTTCATCAATTTGCAGAGTAA
- the rpmG gene encoding 50S ribosomal protein L33 — protein MAAVTIKIKLKSTESSHYYTTTKNPRNHPEKLELRKYDPLLRKYALYKETKVK, from the coding sequence ATGGCCGCTGTGACCATCAAAATTAAATTAAAATCGACTGAGAGCAGTCATTACTACACCACAACCAAAAATCCCCGTAACCACCCTGAAAAGCTGGAGTTACGAAAATACGATCCCCTATTGCGCAAGTACGCCCTCTATAAAGAAACCAAAGTCAAATAA
- the hflK gene encoding FtsH protease activity modulator HflK: protein MGWNEPEKGKDPWGGKDQPPDLDEALKRFQERLKKALFGGSGQEGGGAAPKQGNGGLLAGMVALILFILWALSGIFIVDPAEQAVILRFGKYVETVGPGPHWIPRIISTKIVHNVERIAHYSYSAQMLTKDENLVSVSLVVQYRIGDLEDYLFNVADPEESLQQTTSSALRQVVGKTTLNQIITEGREAWGTDVQDVLVKTLKKYNTGIVIVNVSPQPARAPESVQDAFDDAIKAREDEKRFQGQALAYQARVVPIAEGNAKRILAEAKADAEQAVLRAKGDVAEFLALLPQYTQAPIVTSERMYFETMQRVLSRSTKVIVDSKAGNLLYLPLDKLATSIVPQSIPVKGKSMAANAGDNEEDSLVAGRQTKRQLYRQGRNE, encoded by the coding sequence ATGGGGTGGAATGAGCCGGAAAAAGGCAAGGATCCATGGGGTGGAAAAGACCAGCCCCCTGACCTGGATGAGGCATTGAAGCGTTTTCAGGAGCGCCTTAAAAAAGCATTGTTTGGCGGCTCTGGCCAGGAAGGGGGCGGGGCGGCGCCGAAACAGGGCAATGGTGGTCTTCTGGCTGGCATGGTGGCGCTTATTCTGTTTATTCTCTGGGCTTTGTCAGGCATTTTTATTGTCGATCCCGCAGAACAGGCCGTTATTCTTCGCTTCGGTAAATACGTCGAAACCGTGGGGCCGGGACCGCACTGGATACCGCGCATTATCTCCACCAAAATTGTCCATAACGTGGAAAGGATCGCACACTATTCCTATTCCGCCCAGATGCTGACTAAGGATGAAAACCTGGTGTCGGTCTCACTGGTCGTGCAATACCGTATTGGCGATCTGGAAGATTACCTGTTTAATGTGGCTGACCCTGAGGAAAGCCTGCAGCAAACCACGTCAAGCGCCCTGCGTCAGGTGGTGGGTAAGACAACCTTGAATCAGATCATTACCGAAGGACGAGAGGCCTGGGGTACGGATGTGCAGGACGTGCTGGTTAAAACCCTGAAGAAATACAACACGGGGATTGTGATTGTCAACGTATCGCCTCAGCCTGCCCGTGCGCCGGAAAGCGTGCAGGATGCGTTTGATGATGCGATTAAGGCCAGGGAAGATGAGAAACGCTTCCAGGGACAGGCCTTAGCCTATCAGGCACGTGTGGTACCCATTGCAGAAGGAAATGCCAAGCGGATTCTTGCGGAGGCAAAGGCAGACGCAGAGCAGGCGGTATTGCGAGCCAAGGGTGACGTCGCTGAGTTTTTAGCGCTGCTGCCGCAATATACCCAGGCACCGATTGTGACGTCGGAGCGCATGTACTTCGAAACCATGCAGCGTGTTTTAAGTCGCAGCACCAAAGTGATTGTGGATAGCAAGGCAGGCAATCTGTTGTATCTGCCGTTGGATAAACTGGCCACCAGTATAGTGCCTCAGTCTATCCCCGTAAAAGGCAAATCCATGGCTGCCAATGCAGGCGATAATGAGGAAGACAGCCTGGTTGCCGGCCGTCAGACCAAACGCCAGCTTTATCGCCAGGGGAGAAACGAATAA
- the rpmB gene encoding 50S ribosomal protein L28 translates to MSRVCQVTGKRPTTGNNVSHANNKTKRRFLPNIQEHRFWVEGENRFVTLKVSTKGIRIIDKLGIRAVLDKLRAQGEKV, encoded by the coding sequence ATGTCTAGAGTATGTCAGGTCACTGGCAAGCGGCCGACCACGGGCAACAATGTGTCGCATGCTAACAATAAAACCAAAAGACGCTTTCTGCCCAACATTCAGGAACACCGCTTCTGGGTTGAAGGCGAAAACCGCTTCGTAACATTAAAGGTAAGCACCAAAGGTATCCGTATCATTGACAAACTGGGTATCCGTGCGGTTCTGGACAAATTACGCGCCCAAGGCGAGAAAGTGTAA
- a CDS encoding M42 family metallopeptidase, translating into MALHAATPLPLLAKLTNTPAVSGYEKPIRELLKTQWSTALPQLEIDGMGNLIGHTTSPSAPRLLLMAHMDETGFMVESITDDGFVKIVPVGGIATAVIYAQRWHIAGDRHPITGYSGMDSPHLLGDKKMLGSPDISFLFLDVGAENKEDAVKRLGIRPGLAVTPVSEFTALSDTRFLAKALDDRIGLAAISEVLQTVKNSKPAYQLFAAATVQEEVGMRGASTVYQAAKPDVVINVEVGIADDYPSLIAERKNTIFLGKGPSVFVYDRSMIPNQALVNWVRDIAAKNHIPVQLEVEMGYGEDGSKLQMSGKGVPAINIGIPVRYAHQHAGVFDKRDYHQAVRLLTLLVENFNQDIAKQIKNG; encoded by the coding sequence ATGGCGCTTCATGCCGCTACACCGCTGCCTTTACTGGCCAAACTAACCAATACCCCCGCCGTCTCCGGCTATGAAAAGCCCATCCGCGAACTGCTGAAGACGCAATGGAGCACGGCCTTGCCTCAGCTCGAAATCGACGGCATGGGCAATCTCATTGGCCATACGACCAGCCCATCGGCCCCCCGGTTGTTGTTAATGGCGCACATGGATGAAACCGGCTTCATGGTCGAGTCGATCACGGACGATGGTTTTGTAAAAATAGTCCCGGTAGGCGGCATTGCGACTGCCGTCATTTATGCTCAGCGCTGGCATATTGCAGGCGACAGGCACCCCATTACCGGTTATTCCGGTATGGATTCCCCGCATCTGCTCGGGGACAAAAAAATGCTCGGTTCGCCGGACATTTCATTCCTGTTTCTGGATGTAGGGGCTGAAAATAAAGAGGATGCAGTGAAACGCCTGGGTATCCGTCCCGGCCTGGCAGTTACTCCCGTCAGTGAATTCACAGCGCTGAGTGACACCCGCTTTCTGGCCAAGGCCCTGGATGATCGCATCGGCCTTGCAGCCATCAGTGAAGTGCTGCAAACCGTCAAAAACAGCAAGCCGGCATACCAATTGTTTGCTGCCGCCACTGTGCAGGAAGAGGTGGGCATGCGCGGTGCCTCAACCGTCTATCAGGCAGCCAAACCGGATGTCGTGATTAATGTGGAGGTCGGCATTGCAGATGATTACCCCTCATTAATCGCTGAAAGAAAAAACACCATTTTTCTTGGCAAGGGTCCCTCGGTTTTTGTCTATGATCGCTCGATGATTCCCAATCAGGCGCTGGTCAACTGGGTGAGGGACATTGCTGCAAAAAACCATATTCCAGTGCAATTGGAAGTGGAAATGGGTTATGGGGAGGACGGTTCAAAATTACAGATGTCCGGAAAAGGGGTTCCGGCGATTAATATTGGTATACCTGTCCGCTATGCTCATCAGCATGCCGGTGTGTTTGACAAGCGCGATTACCATCAGGCTGTGCGTCTTTTAACCTTGCTGGTTGAAAATTTTAATCAGGATATTGCCAAGCAAATTAAAAATGGTTAA
- a CDS encoding ankyrin repeat domain-containing protein, with translation MDFSALDNALAQGFSAFTRYIEEQLGEDEALLQKTFWHHGKMVDFLSYVIQQHDHESNDLTGHVQFLLEHGANTLLNQPVHLVLKEKKLDLLPVLLEAQGKLQKNLKAPHNEKEMEIWVDNEEQQPDSHSHFINGRDRDGRTILSRAIETGSIDCIRRVLTYKPLIDQADNIQLDEATAREMQPLHLAAFRDFGEGVKELLRAGANVDNPFGSRKRPVLSIAAREVNVSALEAALEVANKPLQLNYEDTMRLRPIDLLCDSLAKNKKTHEAIRGIAMLLCRGADMPRTETYCQLLHTHRRQLLNDILDYAGKNPELKPSILRTIHNKNHALHRVIYDTHSLGRSVKNLTGGYDDLAGQVESLAQDIPVNAEIQLQADEKRFAEFVQLYLKNIKNATFFNRWSGMLTKISQGEVTSWQQLCDYAYANPNSRTALIIKQMDSEVNTVHLQHDALTV, from the coding sequence ATGGATTTTTCAGCTTTGGACAATGCGCTGGCACAGGGTTTCAGTGCATTCACTCGATACATTGAAGAGCAACTGGGCGAAGACGAGGCTCTTTTACAGAAGACATTCTGGCATCATGGGAAAATGGTTGATTTTCTGAGTTATGTCATCCAGCAGCATGATCATGAAAGCAATGATTTAACGGGGCACGTGCAATTTCTCCTGGAACACGGAGCGAATACCCTGTTAAACCAACCGGTCCACCTGGTTCTTAAAGAAAAAAAACTGGATTTGCTGCCTGTGCTCCTCGAAGCGCAGGGCAAACTGCAAAAAAACCTTAAAGCGCCGCACAACGAAAAAGAAATGGAGATATGGGTTGACAATGAGGAGCAGCAACCTGATTCGCATTCGCATTTTATTAATGGCAGAGACAGAGACGGGCGAACCATTCTGTCAAGGGCCATTGAAACAGGCTCGATTGACTGCATACGCAGGGTTCTGACCTACAAACCCTTAATTGACCAGGCAGATAACATTCAGTTGGATGAAGCGACGGCGCGCGAGATGCAGCCGCTTCATCTCGCGGCTTTTCGGGATTTTGGCGAAGGCGTCAAGGAATTGCTTCGTGCCGGCGCCAACGTGGACAATCCCTTTGGCAGTCGCAAAAGACCGGTTCTTTCCATCGCTGCCCGGGAAGTCAACGTCAGTGCTCTGGAAGCGGCTCTGGAGGTCGCCAATAAGCCTTTACAACTGAATTACGAAGACACAATGAGATTAAGGCCAATCGATTTATTATGCGATTCTCTGGCAAAAAATAAAAAAACACATGAGGCGATTCGTGGTATTGCCATGTTGTTGTGCCGCGGGGCCGACATGCCGCGCACGGAAACATACTGCCAGTTGTTGCATACACACCGACGCCAATTACTGAATGACATTTTAGATTATGCTGGAAAAAATCCGGAATTGAAGCCTTCGATTTTGCGCACCATTCATAACAAGAATCATGCCTTGCATCGCGTTATTTACGATACCCATTCCCTGGGACGTTCGGTTAAAAATTTAACGGGCGGCTATGATGATTTGGCAGGACAGGTCGAAAGCCTGGCTCAGGATATTCCTGTAAATGCGGAAATTCAATTGCAGGCAGACGAGAAGCGATTTGCCGAGTTCGTCCAGCTCTATTTAAAAAACATTAAAAACGCGACTTTTTTTAATCGCTGGAGTGGCATGTTGACCAAAATTTCCCAAGGTGAGGTGACGTCCTGGCAGCAATTGTGCGACTACGCGTACGCCAATCCCAATAGCCGTACCGCCCTCATCATTAAACAGATGGACAGTGAGGTCAACACGGTTCATTTACAACATGATGCGTTGACTGTTTAG